In the genome of Acidimicrobiales bacterium, the window GCGTCCTCGAGCGCACCGGCCTGGGGCCGGGCCGGCTCACGCTGGAGACGAGCGAGGAGGTCGTGCTCGCCCGCAGCGCGGCGGTGGTCGAGGCCGCTGGTGAGATCGAGGCCGCCGGCGCCCACCTGGCGGTGGACGACTTCGGCCGTGGGCGCTCCTCCCTGCGCGACCTGAGCCGGCTGCCGCTGCACGAGGTCAAGCTGGACCGCTCGCTCGTGCAGGGGTTGGGTGACGGGGCGGCCGAGCGGGCCGTCGTGCGCTCGCTCGTGGTCCTGGCCACCGAGCTGGGGGTCGAGGTCTCCGCCCTCGGCGTCGAGACCGCCGGCCAGGCCGGGCTGCTGCGCGAGCTGGGCTGCCACACCGCCCAGGGGTTCTGGTTCTCGCCGGCCATCGGGGCCGCCGACGTCACCCGCCTGCTCCGGGCGCCGGAGGTCCCGGCGCCGACGGCCTAAGAACCTGTCGCGGAAACGACTCGTATCCGGGTCGTTCCCGGGACAGGTTGGGCCCTCCCCCGCTAGAACCGCACGGCGCTGAGCTCGGGCACGGCGCCCGCCGCCCGCGCCACCGCCTGCCGCCAGCGCTCCCGGTCCGGTCGGCGGCGGGGCTCCACCACCCGGCTCGCTCGCCAGGCGTCGGCCACCTCGTCCTCGTCGGCCCACAGCCCCACCGCCATGCCCGCCAGGTAGGCGGCGCCCAGGGTCGTCGCCTCGGTGACGGGGGCCACCTCCACCGGCCGCTGGCAGGCGTCGGCCAGGGCCTGGACGAAGGTGGCGTTGGCGGTCATGCCGCCGTCGACCCGCAGCGTGGGGATGGTCACGCCGCCGTCGGCCTCCGCCGCCTCCAGCAGGTCGGCGCCCCGGTGGGCGATCCCCTCGAGCACGGCGCGCACGATCTGGGCTCGCCCCGATCCCCGGGTCAACCCCACCAGCGTGCCGCGCGCGCCGAAGTCCCACGCCGGGGTGCCGAGCCCGAACAGGGCGGGCACGAAGCGCACGTCGTCGGTGTGCGGCACCGACACCGCCACCTCGTCCGACTCCTCGACCGACGCCAGGATGCCGAGGTCGTCGCGCAGCCACTCCACCGCCGACCCGGCCGACAGCATGACCGCCTCGATGCCCCACGTGTCGGCTCCGCCCCGGCGCCACGCCACCACCGGGAAGCACCCGGCGTCGCCCCGGACGGGGAAGGCGGGCCGCTCGGGCCCGACGCACAGGTCGAGCATCCCGCCCGTCCCGAAGGTGGCCTTGGCCAGCCCGGGCCGGGTGCACCCCTGGCCGACCAGCGACGCCTGCTGGTCGCCGACCAGGGCGGCCAGGGGCGGGGCGCAGTCGAGGGCGAGGGCGGGGCCGAGGATGCCCGACGAGTCGACGATCCGGGGCAGCACCGACGGCGGGATGCGGAGGACGTCGAGGACCGCCTCGTCCCAGCCCGAGCAGTCGCCGAGCACCAGCCCGGTGACCCCGGCGTTGGTGGCGTCGGTGACGTGGAGGGCGCCGCCGGAGAGGGTCCACGCCAGCCACGTGTCCAGGGTCCCGAAGCACAGGTCGCGGGCCCGGCCGGGGTCGGCGATGTCGAGGAGGACCGACAGCTTGGTGGCCGAGGCGGTGGGTGGGAGGCGCAGGCCCTGCGACTGGAGCGCCAGGCACAGGCCGGCCGTGCGCAGGTCCTGCCAGCCGATGCCCGGGCCGGCCGGGTCGCCGGTGGCCCGGTCCCACACCACTGTCGACGCCCGCTGGTTGGCGATGCCGACGGCCTCGACCGGGCCGCCCTCGGCCAGGGCGCGC includes:
- a CDS encoding FGGY-family carbohydrate kinase encodes the protein GGGCGRRARPRPPRRPGAARPRTVSVLVVDTGTTSVRAAVVRPDGTVDALARRTVPLSSPSAGFVEFDAGEMAQAALDVARRALAEGGPVEAVGIANQRASTVVWDRATGDPAGPGIGWQDLRTAGLCLALQSQGLRLPPTASATKLSVLLDIADPGRARDLCFGTLDTWLAWTLSGGALHVTDATNAGVTGLVLGDCSGWDEAVLDVLRIPPSVLPRIVDSSGILGPALALDCAPPLAALVGDQQASLVGQGCTRPGLAKATFGTGGMLDLCVGPERPAFPVRGDAGCFPVVAWRRGGADTWGIEAVMLSAGSAVEWLRDDLGILASVEESDEVAVSVPHTDDVRFVPALFGLGTPAWDFGARGTLVGLTRGSGRAQIVRAVLEGIAHRGADLLEAAEADGGVTIPTLRVDGGMTANATFVQALADACQRPVEVAPVTEATTLGAAYLAGMAVGLWADEDEVADAWRASRVVEPRRRPDRERWRQAVARAAGAVPELSAVRF